GCATATCTGCGTCCGTCTGCAGCTCGAAACTCGAGCGCTCACACAATTTGTTTCATGGAATCCCAACATCTCACATATTTCTTCTGTTGCTACTCATTAACTTTTGCTAAACTTTCCGTGGAtgtgtctctgtgtgtgtgtgttaagtTGCATAGCTAAGATACAAGTACTATAGATATATTTACAATAGCGATAAGgtcaacaaaaaatatttgtttggtgtacgtatgtatgtttgtCCTCTTGTCTTCGGGAGTGTGAGTGGTGTGTTAAACGTAGATAAAtattaagtaaatttaatTCTGCCCACGACGGTTTCTCGCATACataacatatatgtatgtgtataatATACATGTGGCATGTATACTCGAAGATATGGTATTGTAACGCGTTGGATTTCACCAGATCGATAGACATGTacagtaataataataataataatagaacaATAGGCTAACGTACACTGAAggataataaaattaaacttaTGCAATACATTTACGACACAAAAACTAAGCTTGACCCCACGCGCTGCTTGGCCCgacttacatacatacatgacCATCTAAAACATATATACTCTCTcttacatatacatatataagcaAGGCAGAGGCGCTCAATCTCTGGCGGAAGCCTTAATGGATGGCTGACAATTGTTTTGTTACGTTCTGCATAGCTGTCAtagctgctgccgctgcagttCCTTTGTTCGCCGGTTCGACAGGCTGCTTCCCGTCCCCGGGCACCGCTATTTCTTGGCCTCAGCCCTCGGAATACGAGCTGAGGCTGCTGCGCGTCGAGCCGGTGAAGTGATCTCGCTGCAGCGTGTCCGAGGGCATGGACACAATCAGGGCGCCTCCGTACAGGGTCTCCATCTCGTCCAGCTGCTGGGCGAAGGTCTCCTCGAGGCGCTGGTGCAAAACATGGGAGTATCATTAGTATTTCTCAGGGCAAGGATGCACTTTACTGGGCAACAACATTCAATCGCAATCTATACATCATCAAGTTAGAGAGTAGAAAGGGCGGGGGAAGTTAGCTGAATAGCGCATGCATTAGTAGGACACTTAGAGCTGAATAACTATACATAGAATACGCAGTGCCTTCCGGAACCATCAGATACGCGAGCTCCAGTTGCAGGGCCCTGGGTCATATCGAATGGCTGGGAAGCGCACTGGGGATAGATCAAAGGACTAACCTCTTGTTGCAGCCGTTGCTGTAGTTGCTTTACACATTACGAGAAGAGGAGAGCCGGCAAGAAAAGTTTTTGGATACAGATTTTTGATTcggtttggtttttgtttggttttcgaTAGCAGCGCGTTGTTGTTTGCATGTGGGTGTTTATATATAAGAGTGGGTGTGTACAGTGAAGCATCATGAAATTTGCGATATggtaatatttatttgtaagtATTTCATAGTTATAAGAATGTTTAGAGTAAGATATGGCTACACAAATGCTTGGCATGTTGCTAAGTGGAATGTGGAATGTACTCTTTATCATTCGTTATACTCTTATCGTTTTCGTTTACTAAGTACTTCGATAATACTGCTTAAATGGAATGAATTTGGAGGCGGAGGGCTGATCCAAGTCAAGAAAATACTTTAACATTAAAAATAGGCAAACAAGTAATCCACTTTCGTTCATCAAAATAGCATTTCCAACAAACAATCAACTTTTGGCAAGACAGAGTGTATGGCATTTTCCGTTGCAGGTAATTAGGTGAGAAAAGCTTTACAAATTCGGTTAGCAGGATGAAGTGTTTGGGGAAAGGGGTTCTACGAGGAATGTGCAGTTAGCCAGCACCAGCGAGGAATGTAAAGCAGGTTGATTCGGTGTCAGTAGGTGTGAGTACAGGTTGATTGGCTGGTTAGTGTAGTAGATGAGGTGCATGCGGGAAACTGGCTGCTGTAACGTGGCAAGTGCTGATCGCGATGATCTACGCCTTCGTTTCTTAGATGGCCGACGAGTCCTCCTCGCAGCTGTGCTGCCGCTGATTGACTCTCGGCAGTCTGTACTGCGCCGCATACAGGTCGTAGTAGATATCCTCGGAAGAGGCGGCGGAGTCGGCCGAGGCGACGCTTCCGTTGGCACGACTGTGTCCTGGCTTAACGGAGGACCGTAGCTGCGGCTGCACTTCGTCTAGCAGGGCGGCTGCCTTGCGTCCGGAGTCAAATATCAGGTCCGCATCACTGGTGAACCGCGTGGACAGCTCGTTTATGTTGTACATCGACTGCGCACTGCTCAGGGAGGATCTACCGCTGCTCCGGCTGGCCAGCGAGGGTCGCTTGATAGCAAAGGAGGTGGTGTGCAGCAGCCGCTGAGTGTGCGCAGTTAGCACTGGCCCCTCGTGAATGCGCAGCTCCACGCCGCTGGCCTCCGCCGCAGCCTTGGTGTCAAGGCGGCTGAATCGATTGGTGACCAAGCCCAGATCATCTGGTGTTTTGGGCGGCGTACTGCCTCTGAATGTGCTCATGGCTGGCTTGGAGTTCACATCCTCCGCGCTGTTCAGTGGTGGAGTGGAGGTCACCACCTTCACGAGCTCGTTTGCCGGAAGCTGAGTTATAAGACGAAGTTGGTTTTGCGCCGGAAGCGTGGCGACGCTGGCCCGCTTCATCTGCTCGCTCAGCATCTGCTCCTCGTCCTCTTCTAGCACCTGATCGCTTATCATCTGCGATCTCTGTTGTTTGTGCATAATGGGAGTGCTGGGCACACTGCGGCTAAGATCTGGAGCTGATCCGCGGAAGTTGGACAGACGGTTGCCACCACCTCCCATCATTAGGAGCGAGGAGCGAGAGCGCGGCATGTTTTGAGGGTCGATAAAGGTGTTGCGGGGCAGAATGCGTGAGGATCGCTCGTTGTAGATGTTGCGCAGGTGGGCGGGCAGCTTGACCTCCTGATCCTCGAACTCCTCGCGGTTGGCCACAAGGCCGAATCGCTTTTCGTGCTGATCAATGGCCAGCTTGATCTGACGGTTCAGTTCCTACGCTCGGTTTAATTTGGTTGTTAAACACATGCATGACCAAATCCGTTGAtcggttggttggttggtttttGGTTAGTAGTTGGGAAGCACAGCGgtaagcatttttatattttgtttaaattttatcAGTTAtcggtttcggtttttttttttgtttttggttaaGTTTTGTAGGTAGTAGTAGGTACAGTAGGCCACCAAAGTGAATGCATTTGCGTGGGTGtaaagagagagaaaaagtTGAAAAAATAATTGGATTAAGTTCAGCCTTGGTTCAGTCTAGTTGCAGCGGTTTGAAGATGAGCTCGGGGTTCGTCTGTCTTTGTCCCAGTTCTCGTATCAGTGGCAGACACGCTTTTCAATTCAAAATAGATTAGCTAACTGATGATTCATTGCCTCTATTTCagctatataaaaaaatgagTCAGAAGCCGTTTAACTGTATGACAAGTCAGACAATTAAACGACCAATCGTTATTCCACCTGTTTCACCTCTTCACGTCGACTGATGCTCATCTACAAACCGCACAACTTTGACGGAACGGGTGGGGATGGGTTTCAGTTTTAAAGGATAAAGGGGGCACAAGACACCACAGTTCACCGTAAACCAATAAATATACAATAAGTATCATTACCAACTTATATCAAACGAGTTGATCTACTTTGTACATTAAAAAACACATAACACCAACGAAATAGGGCGGAGAGCTTTTGGCTGAGAGCGCTCTTGGGCGGATCTCGAACGAGGATTTGCATACACACCTGTTTACGGGGCACCAACTGTTCGCGCCACTCGCGCAGCTCCCCCTTCAGTCGCTCATCGATCTCGGAAAGCTTGGAGTGTTCGTGCTCCACCAGAGCCCTTCGCTTTTCGTTCTGAAGTTGCTCCAGCTCTCTGCAAAAGGAATAGAATAAGTATTTGCCCAGGGAATCCATTTGGCCAGCTACTCACTTTATGGCGCTTTCGCGAGTAGCGCGTAGCTCTTCCAATTGCTTCTGATGCTTGACTTCGAAGCGTCGCTCCTCCTGCATATACCGCTTCTTCTCTTGCTCCTGGAACTGTATTTGAAATAGGGATTAGTTGAATTCTGATTCTGTCTGTAAACCACAATTCATTCCTACCTTCTTCAAGCGATCGCGTTCGATTTCAGGATCTAGGTTCGTGGAAATTCGCAGGGATTCACGGAACATAAGATCTCGCGCTTTGCGCTCTGCACGGATGCGCTTCGGCAGAGCCCGCTTTTCCATTGTCTGCTTCTTGACCATGTCCTCCTCCTTACGCTGCAACATGCGCTTCACCTGGTCCAGCTCCTTCTCGTGCCGGATTATCATCTGATGTCGCTGCATGAAGCATAGTTCCTTTACATGCCGCTTGGACAACTGATGCCGTTCGTGAAGCTGCTTCTCCTCTAGTTCCCAGAGAAGGGCCTCCCGCGTCCTCATGGCATTCTGTTTCTGCTGCAAGAAGTTGCGGTTGATAGTGGCCAGGTGGTCTCGATGCTTCTCGCTTAATCGCCTTAGTAGGAGCTCATGCCTCTCCTTTAAGGAATCCAGGAAGGCGCGTTCCTTCTCTTCGTGGTCCAATTCCATGGCTGAACGCCGCTGCTTGAACTCATCCTTGCGCTTGTCCTTCGGAAACAGGTCAACTTCCTGCTTGAGCAGTCGGATCTCCTGCTTGAGATTCTCTCGGAAGATCTTCAACTCTTGCTCCTGCTCGGAGCGAATGCGTTTAGATGAGGAGCGCAGCTCGTTCTCCTGCGTCTGCTCTGTCTTTTCCACCAGCTGCTTGTGCTGACGCGCCAACATATCCATGTCCGCCTCGTAGGTCTTTTCCAGCGAGGAGCGCTCCTGCTCAAAGCGACGATCCTGCTGTTCCTTGGCCTGCTGCTCCTTTAAGTGCAGTTCTGTCTGCTGTTTCTTCTCCTGCTTCTGCAGCAGCTTTAGTTCACGCAGCTCCTGCTTACGGAAGTCGTGATCATCGTAGATTCGTCCGTTCTCATCGTCCCCGTAGATTACTCGGCTTGTGGTGGTGGTCATTTGCACGCCATCGATCTCGAATTTGCGGGTGCGCTTCCGTGTCTTCTTGCGCAGGTTGCGCAGCTCAATCTCTTCCTTGGTGAGACCTTGAGCGTTTGCAGACTTAACTACGGCCGGAACCCTAGCCTTGGGTCGGATCACCACCTCCTCTTCCTCATCAATGGTCTCGTGATTGTGGTTATTCGTCAACGAGGGAGGTGGTGGAGGCATCAGTGCGGCCGCTGGATACTGCTGCTTGTTGTTGTGATCCGTTTCGTGCCGGCTTTCCTGACTAGTGTTTGTGCCAATGCTGTCCACGTCGGATCCTCCGCTGCCGCCAACCAGCACCTCAATACCACGCCGTCCGCGCACCGAGCCATTCTCGCTCAGCGAGCTGTCCGGCGACCGCTTCTCCTGCTTGAATCGGTTTACAATGATGTTTACGTCTTCCGGCACAATGCCAACTCCATTGGGCTGGCGCTTGCCCAGCTCATTGCTGCTGTCCTTCACCTTAACCCCCTCATCTCCCACGGTGACCACGGAGACGTGGCTCGTGTCCATCAGATGGTCACTGTGATCGTGGCTATGACTGCCAGACGCCGTGTTATAGGCCGAGTCATCATCCGCGTAGGACGGACTGACTATTAACACCTCACTTTCATCCAGTTTGCGTGCGTGAACAGTGGAAGACGTTTGCGGTTGCGACGGAGGAGCGGGAACCACACCTGCTGGCTCATTAACAGCCAATATCATTGAGGATTGCTTGTGGGGCGGCGTGGTGGCATCACCCAAACTGTCGTCCAGCGATGGAAAATCATCGTCCGTCGAGGATTCATGCAGGTGAGTGCTCTTATTCATATCATTGGAAACGATGATCACCTCGTTTTGCGGTGGCACCACCGAGTTGTCGATGATCACCGGCGGATGGGTGCTGGTCACAACTGTTATCTGACTCACCGACTCCAAGCTGTTTGGCAAAACCAAGTGCTGCGGTTGAGGTGGCAGCGGTTGGTGATGATGCGGTGTGGGTGGATCGCTGTTAATGGTAATAAGGGAAGTGCTCGAGCTGAGAACAGCATTTGAAACTCTGCCCGAGGAGCTGGAAGAGGCCACCGATTGCACAGACACAATGGAGGAGGCTGTGGGCGATGGCGGCTGCGGTTTCGGCTCCATCGCCTCTTGGCCAATGGCCACCTCAATAGCCGTGGTGACTGGAGAAGTGGGCTCGGGAGTGGCCAGTTTTTTGGGAGACGTCTGGGAGTCGCTGGCAGCCGGCTTGGCATTTGCAAGACCCAATGGGGACGGCGGGGGCGGGGCCTTGCCCTTTTTGACAAAGTGCTATAGGGGAGAATTTAAATCAGTTTGCATTATTTAACTGAATGAGTTGTGTTTACCTTCTTGTCGGATTCGGTTTTCTCAGATGTTTCTGCAACAGCTGCCACATCTTCGGGTTTCTTTTGCAGCACAGCCGCTGTGGGTTGGGCTGGTGGTGTAGGTGGCTGCTGAACTTGCGGTGGTGGCGTTTGTTGGGACGACGGCGGCGCTGGAGCAGGCACTTTGGTATGCGGCGGCTGCTGGGCTGCCGCTTCAGCATTGTCATCCTTTGTGTGGTTTGGTCTGTCCGGAGTGGTTGCTTTAGTTGTGGttgtagctgctgctgctgcagttgccgctgctgcgATTGGTAAACTGCTACTTGGTTGGGACTGCTCTTTGGCATCCCGCAAAATGGATGTAGGTGTACCTGGAACTGCAAAGGCGGTGTTTAACGTGAGCAAGGGTTGAAAAATATGCACCAAAGTTCATATGCTTACGTTTGTCAATGTCTTGGCTCTGCAGCGAAGCAGAGTCATCGTCCAGGTCGAGCTGGAGCGCCGAGTTGCGGGGTTCCTGGGAAAGATTAAATACAGCTCATTAGCATATTCATGCGTAAAGTAGTTCCTAAATAATTGCTGTTAGGCTAGCAAGATCTAGATCTACTTGTCTCTTACTacaatagcaatagcaatCCTACGGCAAAACTATTCTTACATTCGGCATGCCGAATTAGCATAATATTCGATTCTAAAATTCCACAGAGATTCATTTTATTGCTATACCCCAAAACAGCCCTAAAAGAATTTGTTTACATCCGACGTTGAGCAATAAACGCATTGTTCGCAAATTCTATCTGTTATTGCTCCATAAACAATATCTAAGTCTTAACGTAAGGAGCTTATAGATAGTGAAACTGACACTTTTGTCAGCTATGTGCTGGTCAGACTGATTAGTAACTTAAAACCATGTGTGATTGAAAGTGTGCTTCCTATAATTACCGCAAGAAACCGATAGCGAGGGCTTACGGAGGAACCCAAGTACAATAACAAACACAACGACCGAAGAATGCCTCCGGCAGAGGAGCTAAGTGATAAGCGGCATTTGGCAATGCTGATAAAATGAGTAAACTAATTGTGGGTCCGCTGTTGAAGGACAGTGCCTGGGATGCAGAAACGGAGGAGGGGAGTGGTGCGGGTGCCAGGAACGGACGGAGCACGGACAGCTTGCTGTAGAACGACTTACCAACCCTCTGATAGAGCGAGCGCCGCTTCACTTGGCGTTTAAGCTTCTATATCAATTATTTCCAAGTAACCACATACAAATGATAAGAACAAACATTGCGACATTTTGGCGGAACAAAACAGAACGTAACATAAACGCAAGGCAAAGAATAGTCGAGAAGAAACGAAGATAAACGTATAAAATAATGTATCGCGCGGTGCGATTTGGTTGGGTTTTCAGGCGGCAGCGTGTAAGAGAGAAGAAAGAGCAGTTGGAGAGGTGAGAGAACGTAGAGATTATCATCACATCTAGCAGTTGGACTACAAGGGTGCGGTGCAGGGCACAGGGATTCAAGGGCTTCCAAGGCACACTCACCTCGGTCTCATCATCCACCACCTCTTCCACGACCTCGGCCTTGTACTCAAGCAGCAGATCCTTGATAGGCTTGGCATCCAGATTTCTGTTGATGAAAGCGTGCTGCATCAGCACATCCGTCGTGGGCCTCACCTGAGGATCCTGTTAAGAAAGAATACAAATGTAAAGTTAGAAtaggcagcaaaaaaaaaaagatttgaGGGTTACCCACCTTGACTAAGGACTTCTTCAGGAAGTCGTTAAACTCCTTGCTCCATCGAGAAGGCTGCTCCAGCTTGGGCGGCTCGCTCTTTTGAATTTTCAGGAGTACTCGCATGGGCGACATCTCGCTGTTCGGCGGCTCCATCTGCGCCAGCTCGATTAGCGTGATGCCCAGTGACCAGATGTCCACTTTGTGATCGTACGGGTTGTCCCGGAACGTTTCGCAAAGCACCAGCTCCGGCGCCATCCAGTAGGGAGTGCCAATGAAGGTGTCGTGCTTCTGCATGGTGTGCTTGTTTTTGGCCGAAACGCCAAAGTCCGCTGAAAGAGTTGATTCCACTTTGAGACGATGGCTTGGGAAAAGAGCACCGATAACTTACCCAACTTAACGCCACCTTCCATTGTGAGAAGCACGTTTCCTGCCTTCAAATCACGATGGATGACTTTGTTGCGATGCAGGAAGGTGAGACCCTCGGTCATGTGCTTGCAAACATAGGCAATCTGCGGCTCAGTCAGGGGCTTTTCCAGCTCCACCATAATGCTATCCAGGGCCCCTCCGTCGCAGTACTCGATGAGCATCTGAGAGGAATTTCAAGATATGACTTATAATCCCGATAAAACTAGAAGTACTTCGAAATACTCACCCACAGCTTATCATCGATGGAAAAGGCCTCATACAACTCCACTATATTTGGGTGCTTGATCTCCGACAGAATGTCGATCTCGACCATGTGATCGCTAAGGTTCTCCTCGTCCTCCAGCTGGCACATTTTAGCGGCAGCAAAGCgcttctgctccttgtgcTGCGCCTTGTACACCTTGCCGAAGGCTCCGTCGCCGAGTTCGCCGACCATTTCCCAGAACTCCGCCGGATCCGTGTCCATCTTGATGTTGTTGTACAGGCGCTTCTTCTTGGCCTCACCCCCGCCGAGGTGGAAGACCTTCTTCAGGTTGGTGATAAACGACATGTTGGCTCTCTTGTAGATTTCCCCTGCTTCTGCTGACGATGATGATTTCTTGGGTTGAGTCTACATAGTGAGCTCCTGGGCGAGAGTCCAAGCAGGAAAACTAGATTTGGTGAAAGCTGCGGACATTGGCAAACGTTTATTGATTGAACGGGCAGGTGTATACCACAGACTTGGCAGGGTTTCAAGTCTGGCTCTAAGTTTCAATCTGAATCTCATTCTGAATCGGAATCCGGGGTGGAACTGCCCCGTTCTAGAACGCAGACCATAGCCCAGATATCGTGGCCTAAACTCACCTTCTTTGCAGCACTCTCTCCTCGGTTCCTTCTCTTTTTTTGTTCAGCGAAATAGGCCAAAAAGCGGGGATTGTGGGCTTGGTTGGCCCGTCTTTAGCGCTTCTGTGTTCTGtatgttttataatttaattagcaGCTAGCGAGCTCTAATATTTGTAGAAAAAACACGTACGAATGGGAGGGAAATGATTACAAACGAGAAAAAGTCAAAGACGTAGACAAAAgagcgtgagtgtgtgtgtgtgtgcgtgtgtctctGCTTGCGAGTATTTGTGAGCTGGTCTCTGGGCTTTTAAGCCCCTCCCCCCTTCAAGACCCACACCCGAACACCTATTTACGCCGAAATTGCAGCGAAACCCGGGATTTACGGATGCCAAAGCTGACTAATTGGTTGAGGCGCCTTCAATTCGCACTGACCAGCTCGTAATTCGTGAAATTTGTAAACAACACGCGCACTTTTAACTAAATTCAACATCCCATTGATGATTACGGAGCAAGTATAGTCGGCGAATGGGCGTGAAACTTGAGGACGCACGCAAACGGAATGGGATATTACCTCATTCGCACACAGTCACTTCCACGGTTTTCGGCCTTATCAATCACTGCACTATCGCTATTTCGACTGTTTTTGCCGCACACTAAgccatttaaaatgtattttaccccGTAAATGCTTGGAAATTTCTCTCGCGCAAACGCTTCGTGTTGCCACTGAGCTGCAATTGCACCCTGTTCGGCGATCTGGCAGCGCCGCCGAAAAATGGCCGTTTAGGTCATCTGTGCCAGAAGAGAGAAGCACTATTTGCCTTCGCCAAgggcaaaaacagaaacaacacACACTTatgcaaacacacacgcaggCGGGGAAAATAATAAGTTAAGTCGACTGCTGATTAGTTACTTTGCTTTTCAGCTGGTTTTCGGCAGGTGCAGCCTCAGCAAACGTTCTTTTTCGCACTTCCGCTGTCCGATTGCGCACTTTCTAACTGTTTGCACGGCGCTTTTCCTCTCATGATTTTTCCACCAGCATTGTGTGGCCGTTCGACAAAACTGCGAAAATACCAGGGATGGATGATAATTATACACCAGTAATCCGACTCTCCTATACCCTTCTCTTTATAACATATAAAACCATTAGGTTTGTTTAACAATTGTAAGAAATCGATAACAATTAACTTCTTTCCCGAACACGACAACTTTATTATAAGTGTcggaaaataatgaatatgtaatatttaatataatgtATTCCGAGTCCGAGTGTGACCAGGTAATAATTTTTAGAAAAGCATGCTTTTGCTTGCCTTGTACTAAATACAGAAAGCGAGGCGTCGGCCACACTGTAAATCGTTTCTGCTTGTCATTTTGGCCTGAGTTTTTTGCCGCAAATTGCAGGTAATTTAGCGAAAAACAGGAGTCGCAGGAAGCCAAACCCGTCAAAAACAAATCAGTCCGGTACCTAGCAATCGGCGCAGACGTCATAGTAAGCCCCCGAACCGAAAGTCCAGAAAAAGCACAAACATGCCGTCGCAGGAGGTGAGCGTAAACAAAGTGATAGTGCATCCATTGGTTCTGCTGTCCGTGGTGGATCACTTCAACCGGATGGGAAAGATTGGCAACCAGAAGCGCGTGGTGGGAGTCCTTCTGGGCTGCTGGCGATCCAAGGGAGTGCTCGATGTGTCCAACAGCTTCGCAGGTTAGTACTGCCTTTATATCCAAAGTCGTGACAATGAAACAAAAGAATACGCTTCTGACTTCCAGTGCCCTTCGACGAGGATGACAAGGACAAGTCGGTGTGGTTCCTGGACCACGACTACCTTGAGAACATGTACGGCATGTTCAAGAAGGTGAACGCCAGGGAACGGGTCGTGGGCTGGTATCACACAGGTCCCAAGCTCCACCAAAACGACATAGCCATAAACGAGCTGGTCCGGCGCTATTGTCCCAATTCCGTGCTGGTCATCATCGACGCCAAGCCCAAGGATCTGGGCCTGCCCACAGAGGCGTACATATCGGTGGAGGAGGTCCATGACGACGGCTCTCCGACCAGCAAAACCTTCGAGCATGTGCCCAGCGAGATTGGCGccgaggaggcggaggaggtggGCGTGGAGCATCTGCTGCGTGACATCAAGGACACAACCGTGGGCAGCCTGTCGCAAAAGATCACCAACCAGCTCATGGGCCTCAAAGGCTTGAATGCCCAGCTGCGCGACATAAAGCAGTATCTGCAGCGCGTCGGCGACAGCAAGATGCCCATCAACCACCAGATTGTCTACCAGCTGCAGGACATCTTCAACCTGCTGCCCGACATAACCAATGACCAGTTCACGGGCACAATGTACGTGAAGACCAACGACCAGATGCTGGTCGTCTACCTGGCCTCCATGGTGCGCTCGATCATTGCCCTGCACAACCTGATCAACAACAAGCTGGCCAACCGCGACGCCGAGGAGGGCAAGAGCGACAGCAAGGAGGCCAAGGAGAAGAACAAGGATAGCAAGGATAAGGACAACAAGGAGACCAAGGACAAGGACGGCAAGAAGGCGGAAGAGAAGGCCGACAAGGGCAAGGACGAAGGCGGCAAGGGTTCGCGCAAATAGGAGCGGAAGAAAAAGCGCAAGCCCCGTCGCAAGCGAAAGAAGCAGGGGCCGCAGGACtagctgctgcttcttctgtTCTCCAGGAAGTGGAACACATCTGCAGACCATACGGCGAGGGTGTGCAGTGGCCTCAGAAATCAAGCATTGCTACCATTCATCGTTCATTGCCCCCATGAAATCAAGCTCCCTCTTATTATTTCGCGTAACTAACTAATGGCAAGTTtatgtaattaaaaattaaataatttaaatactCCGATTGTTTGCTTCCCTCTACTTTTGCTAGAAGCAGCATACCTAGTATTAAAACCGCTCAGGCTTGgttttttgtatttcgtaAAAccgaaattatattttaaaacaaactAAACTCGCTGGAGAGACAATGTAAGTGGCTGTCTTACGATTGCCTTTCCCCGAGCACGAAAACGGTTGAGTAATGCATTGTACAGGGCGTTCTCTATCTT
This genomic interval from Drosophila mauritiana strain mau12 chromosome 2R, ASM438214v1, whole genome shotgun sequence contains the following:
- the LOC117135412 gene encoding serine/threonine-protein kinase 10 isoform X3, yielding MSFITNLKKVFHLGGGEAKKKRLYNNIKMDTDPAEFWEMVGELGDGAFGKVYKAQHKEQKRFAAAKMCQLEDEENLSDHMVEIDILSEIKHPNIVELYEAFSIDDKLWMLIEYCDGGALDSIMVELEKPLTEPQIAYVCKHMTEGLTFLHRNKVIHRDLKAGNVLLTMEGGVKLADFGVSAKNKHTMQKHDTFIGTPYWMAPELVLCETFRDNPYDHKVDIWSLGITLIELAQMEPPNSEMSPMRVLLKIQKSEPPKLEQPSRWSKEFNDFLKKSLVKDPQVRPTTDVLMQHAFINRNLDAKPIKDLLLEYKAEVVEEVVDDETEEPRNSALQLDLDDDSASLQSQDIDKLPGTPTSILRDAKEQSQPSSSLPIAAAATAAAAATTTTKATTPDRPNHTKDDNAEAAAQQPPHTKVPAPAPPSSQQTPPPQVQQPPTPPAQPTAAVLQKKPEDVAAVAETSEKTESDKKHFVKKGKAPPPPSPLGLANAKPAASDSQTSPKKLATPEPTSPVTTAIEVAIGQEAMEPKPQPPSPTASSIVSVQSVASSSSSGRVSNAVLSSSTSLITINSDPPTPHHHQPLPPQPQHLVLPNSLESVSQITVVTSTHPPVIIDNSVVPPQNEVIIVSNDMNKSTHLHESSTDDDFPSLDDSLGDATTPPHKQSSMILAVNEPAGVVPAPPSQPQTSSTVHARKLDESEVLIVSPSYADDDSAYNTASGSHSHDHSDHLMDTSHVSVVTVGDEGVKVKDSSNELGKRQPNGVGIVPEDVNIIVNRFKQEKRSPDSSLSENGSVRGRRGIEVLVGGSGGSDVDSIGTNTSQESRHETDHNNKQQYPAAALMPPPPPSLTNNHNHETIDEEEEVVIRPKARVPAVVKSANAQGLTKEEIELRNLRKKTRKRTRKFEIDGVQMTTTTSRVIYGDDENGRIYDDHDFRKQELRELKLLQKQEKKQQTELHLKEQQAKEQQDRRFEQERSSLEKTYEADMDMLARQHKQLVEKTEQTQENELRSSSKRIRSEQEQELKIFRENLKQEIRLLKQEVDLFPKDKRKDEFKQRRSAMELDHEEKERAFLDSLKERHELLLRRLSEKHRDHLATINRNFLQQKQNAMRTREALLWELEEKQLHERHQLSKRHVKELCFMQRHQMIIRHEKELDQVKRMLQRKEEDMVKKQTMEKRALPKRIRAERKARDLMFRESLRISTNLDPEIERDRLKKFQEQEKKRYMQEERRFEVKHQKQLEELRATRESAIKELEQLQNEKRRALVEHEHSKLSEIDERLKGELREWREQLVPRKQELNRQIKLAIDQHEKRFGLVANREEFEDQEVKLPAHLRNIYNERSSRILPRNTFIDPQNMPRSRSSLLMMGGGGNRLSNFRGSAPDLSRSVPSTPIMHKQQRSQMISDQVLEEDEEQMLSEQMKRASVATLPAQNQLRLITQLPANELVKVVTSTPPLNSAEDVNSKPAMSTFRGSTPPKTPDDLGLVTNRFSRLDTKAAAEASGVELRIHEGPVLTAHTQRLLHTTSFAIKRPSLASRSSGRSSLSSAQSMYNINELSTRFTSDADLIFDSGRKAAALLDEVQPQLRSSVKPGHSRANGSVASADSAASSEDIYYDLYAAQYRLPRQLQQRLQQEVSPLIYPQCASQPFDMTQGPATGARRLEETFAQQLDEMETLYGGALIVSMPSDTLQRDHFTGSTRSSLSSYSEG
- the LOC117135412 gene encoding serine/threonine-protein kinase 10 isoform X1 — protein: MSFITNLKKVFHLGGGEAKKKRLYNNIKMDTDPAEFWEMVGELGDGAFGKVYKAQHKEQKRFAAAKMCQLEDEENLSDHMVEIDILSEIKHPNIVELYEAFSIDDKLWMLIEYCDGGALDSIMVELEKPLTEPQIAYVCKHMTEGLTFLHRNKVIHRDLKAGNVLLTMEGGVKLADFGVSAKNKHTMQKHDTFIGTPYWMAPELVLCETFRDNPYDHKVDIWSLGITLIELAQMEPPNSEMSPMRVLLKIQKSEPPKLEQPSRWSKEFNDFLKKSLVKDPQVRPTTDVLMQHAFINRNLDAKPIKDLLLEYKAEVVEEVVDDETEEPRNSALQLDLDDDSASLQSQDIDKLPGTPTSILRDAKEQSQPSSSLPIAAAATAAAAATTTTKATTPDRPNHTKDDNAEAAAQQPPHTKVPAPAPPSSQQTPPPQVQQPPTPPAQPTAAVLQKKPEDVAAVAETSEKTESDKKHFVKKGKAPPPPSPLGLANAKPAASDSQTSPKKLATPEPTSPVTTAIEVAIGQEAMEPKPQPPSPTASSIVSVQSVASSSSSGRVSNAVLSSSTSLITINSDPPTPHHHQPLPPQPQHLVLPNSLESVSQITVVTSTHPPVIIDNSVVPPQNEVIIVSNDMNKSTHLHESSTDDDFPSLDDSLGDATTPPHKQSSMILAVNEPAGVVPAPPSQPQTSSTVHARKLDESEVLIVSPSYADDDSAYNTASGSHSHDHSDHLMDTSHVSVVTVGDEGVKVKDSSNELGKRQPNGVGIVPEDVNIIVNRFKQEKRSPDSSLSENGSVRGRRGIEVLVGGSGGSDVDSIGTNTSQESRHETDHNNKQQYPAAALMPPPPPSLTNNHNHETIDEEEEVVIRPKARVPAVVKSANAQGLTKEEIELRNLRKKTRKRTRKFEIDGVQMTTTTSRVIYGDDENGRIYDDHDFRKQELRELKLLQKQEKKQQTELHLKEQQAKEQQDRRFEQERSSLEKTYEADMDMLARQHKQLVEKTEQTQENELRSSSKRIRSEQEQELKIFRENLKQEIRLLKQEVDLFPKDKRKDEFKQRRSAMELDHEEKERAFLDSLKERHELLLRRLSEKHRDHLATINRNFLQQKQNAMRTREALLWELEEKQLHERHQLSKRHVKELCFMQRHQMIIRHEKELDQVKRMLQRKEEDMVKKQTMEKRALPKRIRAERKARDLMFRESLRISTNLDPEIERDRLKKFQEQEKKRYMQEERRFEVKHQKQLEELRATRESAIKELEQLQNEKRRALVEHEHSKLSEIDERLKGELREWREQLVPRKQQLQQRLQQERLEETFAQQLDEMETLYGGALIVSMPSDTLQRDHFTGSTRSSLSSYSEG